ACATAAGAGTAAATAACTGTTCCATTATAAGGTAAAAGCTCTGCTACTTCTTCTAAGTTTTCATCTTCATTATCGATTTGTCTTGATGAAACTATATTAAAATCACTATACTTTTCAATGGCACTTAAGATTTTCACAATATTATCAACTCTTTCATGAGAAAAAATATCATCACCAACTAGTATGGTTTTAGAACTCTTTTTAGAAGCTTTTAATAAAGCCTCTTCAAACTCTTCTTCCCCTGCACTTGACTCTGCTGAAATATAACCAATATCTAAATCATCTATATAAGCTTGTATATTTGAACTTACATCTTTTGTAAAAGTATCCAATAACAATGCACTAATTCCCTCTTCACTTCCAGCTTCATACTTAATAAATTGTGTATAAAAATCTTTTAAAGCCAAACTATCAACTGCATGCATATAAATAACTTCTGCGTTATTACTCTTTTTTGCTTCATTTATAGCATCTACAACTTGTTCATTTGTATTAGCTAAGAACTCTCCAAAACATAAAATATAATCACTCTTTTTTAAAATATCTAAATTTTTCATACTTTTACTCTTCTTCTTTGGTTTCTATCTCTTTTTTTTCAGGTTGCACTTTTTTTACTACTATTGTCCAATCAACTTCATTAAACTTAATAGAATTCATAAGTGTATAGCCATTTTCATATATTAAATCTGCACTTTTTTGAACAGCTGAGAAATCTCCTATTTCAAATAAGAAAATAGCATTTTCTCCATCTTTTATATCATTTTTCATTAGTTCTAACATTCTGTCATAAAAGTTATCTTTTAGTAATCTTAAGTCAAATCTTTTCATAATCTAGCCCTATCTATCAATTTCGCCAAATACCAAATTAAGGTTACCAATTAAAGTAACCACATCAGCCAATTGGTGCCCTGGTAATAAATCTTCTAAAAGACCTGTATGAAAAAAGCTTGGTGCTCTAACTTTTAATTTATAAGCATATGGTGTTCCATCACTTACAACCATATATCCCAATTCACCTTTTGGTGATTCTGTTGCTACATAAACCTCACCTTTTGGAGGTTTCATTCCTTGTGTTACTAAAACAAAATGTTGCATAAGTGAATAGTTTTGAGTCATGATTTGCTCTTTTGGTGCTGAAATATAATCAGGAGCATGAGCCATAAGTTCACATTTACTTTCTTCATACATTGGAATAAGTTGTCTTAATATTTTGACTGATTCTCTCATTTCTTGCATATAACA
The window above is part of the Malaciobacter marinus genome. Proteins encoded here:
- a CDS encoding NADH-ubiquinone oxidoreductase subunit E family protein; translated protein: MKRFDLRLLKDNFYDRMLELMKNDIKDGENAIFLFEIGDFSAVQKSADLIYENGYTLMNSIKFNEVDWTIVVKKVQPEKKEIETKEEE